A section of the Veillonella criceti genome encodes:
- the dcuC gene encoding C4-dicarboxylate transporter DcuC, whose translation MNILISIIVILWIGTLVFKRYKAQAVLFIGGMVLLALAYLLGYGTILGAKQATGNFIFDIYELIRILFSERAAKLGLNIMAVAGFARYMDHIGASRALVTLTIKPLQKLKSPYIVLSACWVLGMVIGLAINSASGLAMLLMVTMYPVLIALGVSKLSATAAIATTLCLDWSPSDTGTIFAAELAGLDPVTYWHSFQVPVALWVFPVVAVLHYFTQKYMDKRDGHVVVAQEATVNEDKMTNEDLKVEAPLYYAILPVIPLALILSFSSLWISWIKMNIIMAMLIGTTIGMIFQYVRTLDGKSVLADLQVYFDGMGRQMANVVSLIVAGELFAKGLMAIGTIDALINWAKTSGFGGIGITLVMVAIIGVSSVVMGSGNAPFFAFANLVPSIAASTGVSAALMILPMHFIASAFRAISPITAVIVVASGMAGISPFDLVKRTAIPMIGAGITLVIANFVMFL comes from the coding sequence GTGAACATTCTAATTTCTATTATTGTTATTTTGTGGATTGGTACCCTTGTATTTAAGCGGTACAAAGCACAGGCCGTACTTTTCATTGGTGGTATGGTATTATTAGCCTTGGCCTATTTATTAGGATACGGCACTATATTAGGAGCTAAACAAGCAACGGGCAACTTTATTTTTGACATTTATGAACTTATTCGTATTTTATTTAGTGAACGTGCTGCTAAATTAGGTCTTAATATTATGGCCGTAGCTGGGTTTGCTCGTTATATGGATCATATCGGTGCATCTCGAGCTTTAGTAACGTTAACAATTAAACCGTTGCAGAAATTAAAATCTCCTTATATCGTATTAAGTGCATGTTGGGTATTAGGTATGGTCATTGGTTTGGCGATTAATAGTGCATCTGGACTTGCTATGTTATTAATGGTAACCATGTATCCAGTACTGATTGCATTAGGCGTGAGCAAATTGTCTGCTACGGCAGCCATTGCAACGACTCTTTGCTTAGACTGGAGCCCAAGTGATACAGGCACTATTTTTGCGGCTGAACTAGCTGGTCTTGATCCTGTAACATATTGGCATTCGTTCCAAGTACCGGTAGCTTTATGGGTGTTCCCAGTAGTAGCCGTATTACATTATTTTACTCAAAAATACATGGATAAACGAGATGGTCATGTAGTAGTTGCCCAAGAAGCAACAGTTAACGAAGATAAGATGACAAATGAAGATTTAAAAGTTGAGGCTCCGTTATATTATGCAATTTTACCAGTGATTCCTTTAGCCTTAATTTTATCCTTCTCCAGTCTTTGGATTTCTTGGATTAAAATGAATATTATTATGGCCATGTTAATTGGTACTACGATTGGGATGATTTTCCAATATGTGCGGACGTTAGATGGTAAATCAGTCCTTGCTGATTTACAAGTGTATTTTGATGGTATGGGCCGTCAAATGGCAAATGTAGTAAGTCTTATCGTAGCTGGTGAATTATTTGCTAAAGGGCTCATGGCGATTGGTACTATTGATGCGTTGATTAATTGGGCGAAGACATCTGGTTTTGGTGGTATTGGTATTACACTTGTTATGGTAGCAATTATTGGTGTATCTTCGGTGGTAATGGGCTCTGGTAATGCACCTTTCTTCGCGTTTGCTAACTTAGTACCATCTATTGCGGCCTCTACTGGTGTTTCAGCGGCTCTTATGATTTTACCTATGCATTTTATTGCCAGCGCTTTCCGTGCTATTTCACCAATTACCGCTGTTATCGTAGTAGCTTCTGGTATGGCCGGTATTTCGCCATTTGATCTAGTAAAACGGACAGCAATCCCAATGATTGGTGCCGGTATTACTTTAGTAATTGCTAACTTTGTTATGTTTTTATAA
- a CDS encoding manganese-dependent inorganic pyrophosphatase gives MSENVIFVTGHKSPDTDSFCSALGYANLKNQMGIPAKAICAGQANKETSFVLDYFKVEHPEIVTSFAVRIKDVLEAVPAVEASANLETVLAWRKEHDMNRVPVVKDGKFVGVILPSRLIEALANAWLDKKAVTAGEIVSKAGCQLISPDLKLKEFDRGHNGAFPVVGGDTYFGMVRSNVEAPKDKQKVILIDHNEKVQIIDDIEEAEIVENVDHHRIGGLVTENPIFIHYEPVGCSCTIVANFYWQYGQEIPKQIAGLLLSAIISDTVLFRSPTCTPKDVETAKKLATIAGVDLETYGLEMLKAGADVSDFSDEKIVRTDMKEFSANGQVFTIGQLSTMNAEEVLTRKPALLKALEELRATNNYLASYIMVTDILKESTNLLFAGDVADIVKAAFGEEPKDQEVFLANTLSRKKQIVPQILGAMK, from the coding sequence ATGAGTGAAAATGTGATTTTCGTAACTGGCCATAAGAGCCCTGATACTGATTCTTTCTGCTCTGCTTTAGGGTATGCAAATTTAAAAAATCAAATGGGCATTCCTGCAAAAGCTATTTGTGCAGGTCAAGCTAATAAAGAAACGTCCTTTGTACTTGATTATTTCAAAGTAGAACATCCGGAAATAGTAACAAGCTTTGCTGTGCGTATTAAAGATGTATTAGAAGCTGTGCCAGCAGTTGAAGCAAGTGCTAATTTGGAAACTGTTCTTGCATGGCGCAAAGAGCATGATATGAATCGTGTGCCAGTAGTAAAAGATGGTAAATTTGTAGGCGTTATTTTGCCTAGCCGTTTAATTGAGGCTTTGGCTAATGCTTGGCTTGATAAAAAAGCAGTAACCGCCGGTGAAATCGTATCGAAAGCTGGCTGCCAATTAATTTCGCCTGACCTTAAATTGAAAGAATTTGATCGTGGTCATAATGGTGCCTTCCCAGTAGTAGGGGGAGATACGTATTTTGGTATGGTTCGTTCTAATGTAGAGGCACCTAAAGATAAACAAAAAGTGATTTTAATCGACCATAATGAAAAAGTTCAAATCATTGATGATATTGAAGAGGCTGAAATTGTGGAAAATGTTGATCATCATCGCATTGGTGGCTTAGTAACGGAAAATCCTATTTTCATTCACTATGAACCAGTAGGTTGCTCTTGTACTATTGTTGCTAATTTCTATTGGCAGTATGGTCAAGAAATTCCTAAGCAAATTGCGGGTCTTTTATTATCAGCTATTATTTCTGATACAGTATTATTCCGTTCGCCAACCTGCACACCAAAAGATGTAGAAACAGCTAAGAAATTGGCAACAATTGCTGGTGTTGATTTAGAAACTTATGGTCTTGAAATGTTAAAAGCGGGTGCTGATGTATCTGATTTTAGCGACGAAAAGATTGTTCGTACGGATATGAAAGAATTTAGTGCCAATGGGCAAGTATTTACAATTGGCCAGTTATCAACTATGAATGCTGAAGAAGTATTAACTCGTAAACCAGCTTTATTGAAAGCATTAGAAGAATTACGCGCTACTAATAATTATTTAGCATCGTATATTATGGTTACAGATATTTTAAAAGAAAGTACCAATTTATTATTTGCTGGTGATGTAGCTGATATTGTTAAGGCTGCGTTTGGTGAAGAACCAAAAGATCAAGAAGTATTCTTGGCCAATACATTGTCTCGTAAAAAACAAATTGTACCTCAGATTTTGGGGGCTATGAAATAA